From the Pseudomonas putida genome, one window contains:
- a CDS encoding chemotaxis protein CheV translates to MAGILDTVDQRTQLVGENRLEILMFRLAGRQLFAINVFKVQEVLQLPKLTLMPQRHAFVCGVVNLRGQTLPVIDLSQAIGMRPLQPGPDSTIIVTEYNRSVQAFLVGGVDRIVNMNWEAIMPPPSSAGRQHYLTAITKVDDKLVEVIDVEKVLAEIVPYNARVSGDKLADPVLARARGREVLLVDDSSVALAQLRDTLSQLGVKLHVASDGLKALRLLKGWADAGEDVCEKLLMVFTDAEMPEMDGYRLTTEIRSDARLRKLYVVLHTSLSGSFNESMVKKVGCDNFLSKFQPDRLVDVVKQRLLLDASNT, encoded by the coding sequence ATGGCTGGCATTCTCGACACGGTAGACCAACGCACGCAGCTGGTGGGTGAGAACCGCCTGGAAATCCTGATGTTCCGCCTGGCCGGTCGCCAGTTGTTCGCGATCAACGTATTCAAAGTGCAGGAAGTTCTGCAACTGCCCAAGTTGACCCTGATGCCGCAGCGCCACGCATTCGTCTGTGGTGTGGTCAACCTACGTGGGCAGACCCTGCCGGTGATCGACCTGTCCCAGGCGATCGGCATGCGCCCCCTGCAGCCAGGCCCGGACAGCACCATCATCGTCACCGAGTACAACCGCTCGGTGCAGGCGTTCCTGGTGGGTGGCGTCGATCGCATCGTCAACATGAACTGGGAGGCCATCATGCCGCCGCCTTCCAGTGCCGGGCGCCAGCATTACCTGACCGCTATCACCAAGGTGGACGACAAGCTGGTCGAGGTGATCGATGTCGAGAAGGTGCTGGCCGAGATCGTGCCCTACAACGCTCGGGTATCCGGCGACAAGCTGGCCGACCCGGTACTGGCGCGCGCACGTGGTCGCGAAGTGCTGCTGGTGGATGACTCCAGCGTGGCGCTGGCGCAGCTGCGCGATACCCTGTCGCAACTTGGGGTGAAGCTGCATGTGGCCAGTGATGGCCTGAAGGCCCTGCGCCTGCTCAAGGGCTGGGCGGATGCCGGGGAGGATGTCTGCGAGAAACTGTTGATGGTCTTTACCGATGCGGAAATGCCTGAGATGGACGGCTATCGGCTGACCACCGAGATTCGCAGCGATGCGCGCCTGCGCAAGCTCTACGTGGTGCTGCACACCTCCTTGTCGGGCAGCTTCAACGAATCGATGGTGAAGAAGGTCGGTTGCGACAATTTCCTCTCCAAGTTCCAGCCTGATCGCCTGGTCGATGTGGTCAAGCAGCGCCTGCTGCTGGATGCCAGCAATACGTGA
- a CDS encoding MOSC domain-containing protein, with translation MFLSELYRYPVKSGQAQGLQGSPVGLLGLQGDRRWMVVEEENGRFLTQRAWPRLGQLKASAGEAGELLLELPGQAPLRVAVPAADDALRGVTIWRDTLRVPDAGDEVAAWLSQWLGKAVRLVHCPEQRARYLPNGYGLNSDRAAFPDGFPLLLIGQGSLDDLSHRVGRPMEMLRFRPNLVVQGAEPFAEDGWKRIRIGALEFRVLKPSVRCIFTTLDPATGERSVDREPLTTLKAFREKEGDILFGQNLAVDGSGWLEVGMEVEVLE, from the coding sequence ATGTTTCTCAGTGAGTTGTATCGATACCCGGTGAAGTCGGGGCAGGCGCAAGGCCTGCAGGGTTCGCCGGTGGGGCTTCTGGGGTTGCAGGGCGATCGACGCTGGATGGTGGTCGAGGAAGAGAATGGACGCTTCCTCACTCAGCGTGCCTGGCCACGACTGGGCCAGCTCAAGGCCAGCGCGGGTGAGGCTGGCGAGTTGTTGCTGGAGCTGCCTGGGCAAGCGCCACTGCGCGTGGCGGTGCCTGCTGCGGATGATGCGCTGCGCGGCGTTACCATCTGGCGCGATACCTTGCGCGTGCCCGACGCGGGCGACGAGGTGGCTGCCTGGCTGTCGCAGTGGCTCGGCAAGGCGGTTCGCCTGGTTCATTGCCCGGAGCAGCGGGCGCGCTACCTGCCCAATGGTTATGGCCTGAATAGTGACCGCGCGGCTTTCCCAGATGGCTTTCCGTTATTGCTGATCGGCCAGGGCTCATTGGATGATTTGAGCCACAGGGTCGGCCGGCCCATGGAAATGCTGCGCTTTCGGCCGAACCTGGTGGTGCAGGGGGCTGAGCCGTTTGCGGAGGATGGCTGGAAGCGGATTCGCATTGGTGCGCTGGAGTTTCGAGTGCTCAAGCCCAGTGTGAGGTGCATTTTCACCACGCTCGACCCGGCGACCGGGGAGCGCAGTGTCGACCGTGAGCCGTTGACGACCCTGAAGGCCTTCCGCGAGAAGGAAGGCGACATCCTGTTCGGGCAGAACCTTGCCGTAGATGGCAGTGGTTGGCTTGAAGTGGGGATGGAAGTCGAAGTGCTGGAATAG
- a CDS encoding histidine kinase, with the protein MDSSVSNIDTLQDFLLDAQVLLTQSQECLQHLELIRNDPDACQCLNNTLQTLARRASSLGLLEVAHYASVLHQLLAPACQQQCLDNAALPTLNACLTLLAWQLELVDLHTGRLALDTCEQVTLLSELATALNQPLPQTCASCNDNGNDCVHPHSTVPASSPASGPALRH; encoded by the coding sequence ATGGACAGCAGCGTCTCTAACATCGACACCCTGCAGGACTTCCTGCTGGATGCCCAGGTCTTGCTGACCCAGTCCCAGGAATGCCTGCAGCATCTTGAACTGATCCGCAATGATCCGGACGCCTGCCAATGCCTCAATAACACCCTGCAGACCCTGGCCCGACGCGCCAGCAGCCTGGGCCTGCTCGAAGTCGCCCACTATGCGAGCGTCCTGCACCAGCTGCTTGCCCCGGCCTGCCAACAGCAGTGCCTGGACAACGCAGCCCTGCCCACGCTGAATGCCTGCCTGACCTTGCTGGCCTGGCAACTGGAACTGGTAGACCTGCACACCGGCCGGCTCGCCCTCGATACCTGCGAGCAGGTGACGCTACTGAGCGAACTGGCAACTGCCCTGAATCAGCCTTTGCCGCAAACGTGTGCGTCCTGCAACGATAACGGCAACGACTGCGTGCATCCGCATTCAACGGTGCCTGCCAGCTCTCCAGCCAGCGGGCCCGCGCTACGCCACTAG
- the fadB gene encoding fatty acid oxidation complex subunit alpha FadB: MIYEGKAITVKALESGIVELKFDLKGESVNKFNRLTLDELRQAVDAIKADASVKGVIVSSGKDVFIVGADITEFVENFKLPEAELVAGNLEANRIFNAFEDLEVPTVAAINGIALGGGLEMCLAADYRVMSTSAKIGLPEVKLGIYPGFGGTVRLPRLIGSDNAIEWIAAGKENRAEDALKVGAVDAVVAPELLQAGALDLIKRAISGELDYKAKRQPKLEKLKLNAIEQMMAFETAKGFVAGQAGPNYPAPVEAIKTIQKAANFGRDKALEIEAAGFAKLARTSVAESLIGLFLNDQELKRKAKAHDEIAHNVKQAAVLGAGIMGGGIAYQSAVKGTPILMKDIREEAIQLGLSEASKLLGNRVEKGRLTPAKMAEALNAIRPTLSYGDFANVDIVVEAVVENPKVKQAVLADVEGQVKEDAILASNTSTISINLLAKALKRPENFVGMHFFNPVHMMPLVEVIRGEKSSEVAVATTVAYAKKMGKNPIVVNDCPGFLVNRVLFPYFGGFAKLVSAGVDFVRIDKVMEKFGWPMGPAYLMDVVGIDTGHHGRDVMAEGFPDRMKDERRSAVDALYEANRLGQKNGKGFYAYETDKRGKPKKVFDATVLDVLKPIVFEQREVTDEDIINWMMVPLCLETVRCLEDGIVETAAEADMGLVYGIGFPPFRGGALRYIDSIGVAEFVALADQYADLGPLYHPTAKLREMAKNGQRFFN; encoded by the coding sequence ATGATTTACGAAGGTAAAGCCATCACGGTTAAGGCTCTTGAAAGCGGCATCGTCGAACTGAAGTTCGACCTCAAGGGTGAGTCCGTCAACAAGTTCAATCGCCTGACCCTGGACGAGCTGCGCCAGGCCGTCGATGCCATCAAGGCCGACGCCTCGGTGAAAGGCGTGATCGTCAGCAGTGGCAAGGACGTGTTCATCGTCGGCGCCGACATCACCGAGTTCGTCGAAAACTTCAAGCTGCCCGAGGCCGAACTGGTTGCCGGCAACCTGGAAGCCAATCGCATCTTCAATGCCTTCGAAGACCTCGAAGTGCCGACCGTGGCGGCCATCAACGGCATCGCCCTGGGCGGCGGCCTGGAAATGTGCCTGGCAGCCGACTATCGCGTCATGTCCACCAGTGCCAAGATCGGCCTGCCGGAAGTCAAGCTGGGCATCTACCCAGGCTTTGGCGGCACCGTGCGCCTGCCGCGCCTGATCGGCTCGGACAACGCCATCGAGTGGATCGCCGCCGGTAAGGAAAACCGTGCCGAAGACGCCCTGAAAGTCGGCGCCGTCGATGCCGTGGTCGCCCCTGAGCTGCTGCAGGCCGGTGCCTTGGACCTGATCAAGCGCGCCATAAGCGGCGAGCTGGACTACAAGGCCAAGCGCCAGCCCAAGCTGGAAAAGCTCAAGCTCAACGCCATCGAGCAGATGATGGCTTTCGAGACCGCCAAAGGCTTCGTCGCTGGCCAGGCTGGCCCGAACTACCCGGCGCCGGTCGAAGCCATCAAGACCATCCAGAAGGCCGCCAACTTCGGCCGCGACAAGGCCTTGGAAATCGAGGCCGCTGGCTTCGCCAAGCTGGCCAGGACCTCGGTTGCCGAAAGCCTGATCGGCCTGTTCCTGAATGACCAGGAGCTCAAGCGCAAGGCCAAGGCCCATGACGAAATCGCCCACAACGTGAAGCAGGCCGCCGTACTCGGCGCCGGCATCATGGGTGGCGGCATCGCCTACCAGTCGGCGGTCAAGGGCACCCCGATCCTGATGAAGGACATCCGCGAGGAAGCCATCCAGCTGGGCCTGAGCGAGGCCTCCAAGCTGCTCGGCAACCGCGTCGAGAAAGGCCGCCTGACCCCGGCAAAAATGGCCGAAGCGCTCAACGCCATTCGCCCGACCCTGTCGTACGGCGACTTCGCCAACGTCGACATCGTCGTCGAAGCTGTGGTCGAGAACCCGAAAGTCAAGCAAGCCGTGCTGGCCGACGTGGAAGGCCAGGTGAAGGAAGATGCGATTCTCGCCTCCAACACCTCGACCATTTCCATCAACCTGCTGGCCAAGGCGCTCAAGCGCCCGGAAAACTTCGTCGGCATGCACTTCTTCAACCCGGTGCACATGATGCCGCTGGTGGAAGTGATCCGTGGCGAGAAGTCCAGTGAAGTGGCCGTCGCCACTACCGTGGCCTACGCCAAGAAGATGGGCAAGAACCCGATCGTGGTCAACGACTGCCCGGGCTTCCTGGTCAACCGTGTGCTGTTCCCGTACTTCGGCGGTTTCGCCAAGCTGGTCAGCGCTGGTGTGGACTTCGTGCGCATCGACAAGGTCATGGAGAAGTTCGGCTGGCCGATGGGCCCGGCCTACCTGATGGACGTGGTCGGCATCGACACCGGCCACCACGGCCGCGATGTGATGGCCGAAGGCTTCCCGGACCGCATGAAGGACGAGCGCCGCTCGGCCGTCGACGCCCTGTACGAGGCCAACCGCCTGGGCCAGAAGAACGGCAAAGGCTTCTACGCCTACGAGACCGACAAGCGCGGCAAGCCGAAGAAAGTCTTCGATGCCACCGTGCTGGATGTGCTCAAGCCGATCGTCTTCGAGCAGCGTGAAGTGACCGACGAAGACATCATCAACTGGATGATGGTGCCACTGTGCCTGGAGACCGTGCGTTGCCTGGAAGACGGCATCGTCGAAACCGCCGCCGAAGCCGACATGGGCCTGGTCTATGGCATTGGTTTCCCTCCATTCCGTGGTGGTGCGCTGCGTTACATCGACTCGATCGGTGTGGCCGAATTCGTTGCCCTGGCCGACCAGTACGCCGACCTGGGGCCGCTGTACCACCCGACCGCGAAGCTGCGTGAAATGGCCAAGAACGGCCAGCGCTTCTTCAACTGA
- a CDS encoding transglycosylase SLT domain-containing protein, whose amino-acid sequence MRSRLLQIASCLLLTAATVSAAQAIDLSTQRQYYDEAKRALAKGDKGPYLRYAPALRDYPLTPYLAYDELTARLKTASNEEIEGFLAKHGDLPQANWMKLRWLRWLAERGEWNTFVKYYDPKLNFTELDCLNGQYQLSHGQRAEGFASAEKLWNVGKSQPAACDTLFGMWAAEGQLTEAKRWNRAKLAAQARNYALANNMVQGLTTLAPQGRLLIDVAQKPELLNQPSRFTPANEAMSDVVSLGLRRLARQDPDRAMALLDDYAQRMHFSRDEKVAIAREIGLTLARRYDPRALDLMTRYDPELRDNTVSEWRLRLLLRLGRWEDAYALTKRLPQELADSSRWKYWQARSLELAEPNNPQIPLLYKNVARERDFYGFLAADRAKTPYQLNNKPLVLSPQLVNKVRNTPGIQRALEFHARGQVVEGRREWYHVSRHFNRDEMVAQARLAYDLRWYFPAIRTISQAKYWDDLDIRFPMAYRDTLVREAKVRGLHSSWVFAITRQESAFMEDARSPVGASGLMQVMPATAKETARKFSIPLASPQQMFNPDKNIQVGAAYLSQVHGQFNGNRVLASAAYNAGPGRVRQWLKGAKHLSFDVWVESIPFDETRQYVQNVLSYSVIYGQKLNVPQPLVDWHERYFDDM is encoded by the coding sequence ATGCGCAGCCGCCTGTTACAGATTGCTTCCTGCCTGCTGCTCACCGCCGCCACTGTCAGTGCGGCGCAGGCCATCGACCTTTCAACGCAACGCCAGTACTACGACGAGGCCAAGCGTGCGCTGGCCAAGGGCGACAAAGGCCCTTACCTGCGCTACGCCCCGGCGCTGCGCGACTACCCGCTCACACCGTACCTGGCGTACGACGAACTGACCGCGCGCCTGAAGACCGCCAGCAACGAGGAAATCGAAGGTTTCCTGGCCAAGCACGGCGACCTGCCCCAGGCCAACTGGATGAAATTGCGCTGGCTGCGCTGGCTGGCCGAACGCGGCGAGTGGAACACGTTCGTCAAGTACTACGACCCCAAGCTCAATTTCACCGAGCTGGACTGCCTCAATGGCCAGTATCAACTGAGCCACGGCCAGCGCGCCGAAGGCTTCGCCAGCGCCGAAAAACTGTGGAACGTCGGCAAGTCGCAACCGGCTGCCTGCGACACCCTGTTCGGCATGTGGGCCGCAGAAGGCCAGCTGACCGAAGCCAAGCGCTGGAACCGCGCCAAACTGGCGGCCCAGGCGCGCAACTACGCGCTGGCCAACAACATGGTGCAAGGCCTGACAACCCTCGCACCCCAGGGCCGCTTGCTGATCGACGTGGCGCAAAAGCCCGAGCTGCTCAACCAGCCCTCGCGCTTTACACCGGCCAACGAAGCGATGTCTGACGTGGTCAGCCTCGGCCTGCGTCGCCTGGCCCGACAGGATCCTGACCGTGCCATGGCGCTGCTCGACGACTACGCCCAGCGCATGCACTTCTCCCGTGACGAAAAGGTCGCCATCGCCCGCGAGATCGGCCTGACCCTGGCACGCCGCTACGACCCGCGCGCCCTGGATCTGATGACCCGCTACGACCCCGAACTGCGTGACAACACGGTCAGCGAATGGCGCCTGCGCCTACTGCTGCGCCTGGGCCGTTGGGAAGACGCCTACGCGCTGACCAAACGCCTGCCTCAGGAACTGGCCGATAGCAGCCGCTGGAAGTACTGGCAGGCACGCAGCCTGGAACTGGCCGAGCCGAACAACCCGCAGATCCCTTTGCTGTACAAGAACGTGGCACGCGAGCGTGACTTCTATGGTTTCCTCGCGGCTGACCGGGCAAAAACGCCTTACCAGCTGAACAACAAGCCATTGGTCCTGAGCCCGCAACTGGTCAACAAGGTGCGCAACACGCCTGGCATCCAGCGTGCCCTGGAGTTCCACGCCCGCGGCCAGGTCGTCGAGGGCCGTCGCGAGTGGTACCACGTGAGCCGCCACTTCAACCGCGACGAAATGGTCGCCCAGGCCCGCCTGGCCTATGACCTGCGCTGGTACTTCCCGGCCATCCGCACCATCAGTCAGGCGAAGTACTGGGACGACCTTGATATCCGTTTCCCGATGGCCTATCGCGATACCCTGGTACGCGAAGCCAAGGTACGCGGGCTGCATTCGAGCTGGGTGTTCGCCATCACGCGCCAGGAAAGCGCCTTCATGGAGGATGCTCGCTCACCGGTAGGCGCCAGCGGCCTGATGCAGGTGATGCCGGCCACCGCCAAGGAAACCGCACGCAAGTTCAGCATCCCGCTTGCCTCGCCGCAGCAGATGTTCAACCCGGACAAGAACATTCAGGTCGGCGCGGCCTACCTGAGCCAGGTGCACGGCCAGTTCAACGGCAACCGGGTGTTGGCGTCCGCAGCCTACAACGCAGGCCCCGGGCGCGTGCGGCAGTGGCTCAAGGGCGCCAAGCACCTGAGCTTCGACGTGTGGGTTGAATCGATCCCGTTCGACGAAACCCGCCAGTATGTGCAGAACGTGCTGTCGTACTCGGTGATCTACGGGCAGAAGCTCAATGTGCCGCAGCCGCTGGTGGACTGGCATGAGCGGTATTTCGATGACATGTGA
- a CDS encoding response regulator produces MTCRLLLVDDHSLIRAGVRALVSDIPGYSVVGEADDGDQLLEHVQQLAPDIVLLDISMRSTSGIDALTQLRATGNTCKVLILSMHTDPDLIMRALENGAHGYLLKDATATELEQALIALRNGERYLSPAIAHTVINQALMRAQHGKPPGVDRHNLTARQLEILRLIVRGKSTREIAAGLSLSIKTVETHRSQIMKRLQIYDVAGLVLFAVREKIISLDD; encoded by the coding sequence ATGACCTGTAGATTGCTGCTGGTGGATGACCACTCGCTGATCCGTGCCGGGGTCCGTGCCCTGGTATCCGATATCCCTGGCTACTCCGTGGTCGGCGAAGCCGATGACGGCGACCAGTTACTCGAGCACGTTCAGCAACTGGCGCCCGATATCGTCCTGCTGGACATTTCCATGCGCTCGACCAGCGGCATTGATGCCCTCACCCAGCTGCGCGCTACTGGCAACACCTGCAAGGTGCTGATCCTGTCCATGCATACCGACCCGGACCTGATCATGCGGGCACTGGAAAATGGCGCCCACGGTTACCTGCTCAAGGATGCCACCGCCACCGAACTGGAGCAGGCCCTGATCGCCTTGCGCAATGGCGAACGCTACCTCAGCCCGGCCATCGCCCATACGGTGATCAACCAGGCACTGATGCGTGCACAGCACGGCAAGCCGCCTGGCGTCGACCGCCACAACCTTACCGCACGGCAACTGGAGATCCTGCGCCTGATCGTGCGCGGCAAGTCCACCCGCGAAATCGCCGCAGGCCTGAGCCTGTCGATCAAGACAGTGGAAACCCACCGCTCGCAGATCATGAAGCGCTTGCAGATCTACGATGTGGCCGGCCTGGTCCTGTTCGCCGTGCGTGAAAAGATCATCAGCCTGGATGACTGA
- a CDS encoding ATP-binding cassette domain-containing protein — translation MTLLKFSDVSLAFGAMPLLDKVSWQIARGERVCIIGRNGTGKSSMLRLVKGEQKGDDGEIWRAPGLKIGELPQELPVADERTVFDVVAAGLDGVGELLAEFHHLSQNIQGDDDLEKLMHVQHELEARDGWRLQQVVESTLSRLQLPADKTLAELSGGWRRRVLLAQALVSEPDLLLLDEPTNHLDIGAIAWLEEALRGFNGAVLFITHDRSFLQNLATRILELDRGGLIDWNGDYASFLVHKEAALAAEETANALFDKRLAQEEVWIRQGIKARRTRNEGRVRALKALRVERGERRERQGKANIQIEAADKSGKQVMVLENVSFHHADGPLLVKDFSMVLQRQDRIGLLGANGTGKTTLLKMMLGDLEPTAGKVERGTKLEVAYFDQMRHQLDLEKTVIDNLAEGRDFIEIDGQNRHVLSYLGDFLFSPQRARTPVKALSGGERARLLLAKLFSKPANLLVLDEPTNDLDVETLELLEEVLSNYKGTVLMVSHDRAFLDNVVTSTLVFEGEGKVREYVGGYEDWIRQGGSAKLLGVTESKGGKSELNSAVVEKPVEVAAPAPAAPVADASKKKLSYKLQRELEMLPGQIDEVEQRMAEAQEEVNAAGFYQRPIAETSAVLAKIEKLQGELDALVERWAELEG, via the coding sequence ATGACCCTGCTCAAATTCAGCGATGTGTCCCTCGCATTCGGCGCGATGCCGCTGCTGGACAAAGTGTCCTGGCAGATCGCCCGTGGCGAGCGGGTGTGCATCATCGGCCGCAACGGCACCGGCAAGTCGAGCATGCTGCGCCTGGTCAAGGGCGAGCAGAAGGGCGACGACGGCGAGATCTGGCGCGCCCCGGGCCTGAAGATCGGTGAGCTGCCACAAGAGCTGCCGGTTGCCGACGAGCGCACGGTGTTCGACGTGGTCGCTGCTGGCCTGGATGGCGTTGGCGAGTTGCTGGCCGAGTTCCATCACCTGAGCCAGAACATCCAGGGCGATGACGACCTGGAAAAACTCATGCACGTCCAGCACGAACTGGAGGCCCGCGACGGCTGGCGCCTGCAGCAGGTGGTGGAAAGCACCCTGAGCCGCCTGCAACTGCCTGCCGACAAGACCCTGGCCGAGCTTTCCGGTGGCTGGCGCCGCCGCGTGCTGCTGGCCCAGGCGCTGGTGTCCGAGCCGGACCTGCTGCTGCTCGACGAACCGACCAACCACCTGGACATCGGTGCCATCGCCTGGCTCGAAGAAGCCCTGCGCGGCTTCAACGGCGCCGTGCTGTTCATCACCCACGACCGTTCCTTCCTGCAGAACCTGGCCACGCGCATCCTCGAACTGGACCGCGGCGGCCTGATCGACTGGAACGGCGACTACGCCAGCTTCCTGGTGCACAAGGAGGCCGCACTGGCCGCCGAAGAGACGGCCAATGCGCTGTTCGACAAGCGCCTGGCCCAGGAAGAGGTGTGGATCCGCCAGGGCATCAAGGCCCGCCGTACCCGTAACGAAGGCCGCGTGCGTGCGCTCAAGGCTTTGCGTGTGGAGCGCGGCGAGCGTCGCGAGCGCCAGGGCAAGGCGAACATCCAGATCGAGGCGGCGGACAAGTCCGGCAAGCAGGTCATGGTGCTGGAGAACGTCAGCTTCCATCACGCCGATGGCCCGCTGCTGGTCAAGGACTTCTCCATGGTCCTGCAGCGCCAGGACCGTATCGGCCTGCTGGGTGCCAACGGTACCGGCAAGACCACCCTGCTGAAGATGATGCTCGGCGACCTGGAGCCTACCGCAGGCAAGGTCGAACGCGGCACCAAGCTGGAAGTGGCCTACTTCGACCAGATGCGTCACCAGCTCGACCTGGAAAAGACCGTCATCGACAACCTCGCCGAAGGCCGCGACTTCATCGAGATCGATGGCCAGAACCGCCATGTGCTGAGCTACCTAGGTGATTTCCTGTTCAGCCCGCAGCGTGCGCGCACGCCGGTCAAGGCACTGTCCGGTGGCGAGCGTGCGCGCCTGCTGCTGGCCAAGCTGTTCAGCAAGCCGGCCAACCTGCTGGTGCTCGACGAACCGACCAACGACCTGGATGTGGAAACCCTGGAGCTGCTCGAAGAGGTGCTGTCCAACTACAAGGGCACCGTGCTGATGGTCAGCCACGACCGGGCCTTCCTCGACAACGTCGTCACCAGCACGCTGGTGTTCGAAGGTGAGGGCAAGGTGCGCGAGTACGTCGGCGGCTACGAAGACTGGATCCGCCAGGGTGGTTCGGCGAAGCTGCTCGGCGTGACCGAGAGCAAGGGTGGCAAGTCCGAGCTCAACAGTGCCGTGGTCGAAAAGCCTGTCGAAGTGGCAGCGCCTGCGCCCGCCGCGCCGGTGGCGGATGCTTCGAAGAAGAAGCTCAGCTACAAGCTGCAGCGCGAGCTGGAAATGCTGCCGGGGCAGATCGACGAGGTCGAGCAGCGCATGGCCGAGGCGCAGGAAGAAGTGAACGCTGCCGGTTTCTATCAGCGGCCGATTGCCGAAACCTCGGCAGTGCTGGCCAAGATCGAGAAGCTTCAGGGTGAGCTGGATGCGCTGGTAGAGCGGTGGGCTGAGCTGGAAGGCTGA
- a CDS encoding sensor histidine kinase, whose translation MFPRLKISLRRRSRATLLRWATALLCVVSLLANLALFAGGNGMPAGLLLLQLVATLGVCWHLSHGAKSISLRPAELAGRMLKVQESERQHLSRELHDDIGQLLTAAKMQLEWLQRRVPSDLQVHCGSLRSTLEDTLSKVRDVSAILNPRQLASLGLEASLRAHLVRTLESTDVHWSLECHQRLGGISEEVAMAAFRITQEAVTNMLRHARARNLTIRLQRSAAGLALSIQDDGQGFIPAANPAEAGQRGMAGMQERATALNGSLAITSQLGLGTTIDVLFPWPPRTHERARTTASS comes from the coding sequence ATGTTCCCACGCTTGAAGATATCTCTGCGCCGCCGTTCACGCGCCACCTTGCTACGCTGGGCGACGGCATTGCTGTGCGTGGTGTCCCTGCTGGCCAACCTGGCCCTGTTTGCCGGCGGGAACGGCATGCCTGCCGGTCTGTTGCTCCTGCAACTGGTGGCCACGCTTGGCGTCTGCTGGCACCTGAGCCACGGCGCCAAGTCGATCAGCCTGCGCCCGGCCGAGTTGGCCGGGCGCATGCTCAAGGTCCAGGAAAGCGAGCGCCAGCACCTGAGCCGCGAACTGCACGACGACATCGGCCAGCTGCTCACCGCCGCCAAGATGCAGCTGGAATGGTTGCAACGCCGCGTGCCGAGCGACTTGCAAGTGCACTGTGGCAGCTTGCGCAGCACCCTCGAAGACACCCTGAGCAAGGTGCGCGACGTTTCCGCCATCCTCAATCCGCGACAACTGGCCAGCCTTGGCCTCGAGGCCAGCCTGCGGGCGCACCTGGTGCGCACCTTGGAAAGCACCGACGTGCACTGGAGCCTGGAATGTCATCAGCGTCTGGGCGGCATATCCGAAGAGGTCGCCATGGCGGCGTTTCGCATCACCCAGGAGGCGGTCACCAACATGCTGCGCCATGCCCGGGCTCGCAACCTGACCATCCGCCTGCAACGCAGCGCAGCAGGGCTTGCCCTGTCGATCCAGGACGACGGCCAGGGCTTTATCCCTGCCGCCAATCCGGCCGAGGCCGGCCAGCGCGGCATGGCCGGCATGCAGGAGCGCGCCACCGCGCTCAACGGCAGCCTGGCGATCACCAGCCAGCTCGGCCTGGGCACGACGATCGACGTGCTGTTCCCATGGCCACCCCGTACCCATGAACGCGCCAGGACTACCGCTTCATCATGA
- a CDS encoding universal stress protein, whose translation MSYEHLLVAVDLTEECDPVIKRAMALAAPSNAKVSLVHIVEPMAMAFGGDVPMDLSQLQQQQFDQAKERMDRLFNKYPDINRGDSHLTYGQPRQEIHQLAKDQKCDLIVVGSHGRHGLALLLGSTANDVLHGAPCDVLAVRLQKKE comes from the coding sequence ATGTCCTACGAACATCTTCTGGTCGCCGTCGACCTTACCGAAGAATGCGACCCGGTGATCAAACGTGCCATGGCGCTGGCGGCACCGTCGAATGCCAAGGTCTCGCTGGTGCATATCGTCGAACCGATGGCCATGGCTTTCGGCGGCGATGTACCGATGGACCTGTCGCAACTGCAACAGCAGCAGTTCGACCAGGCCAAGGAGCGCATGGACCGCCTGTTCAACAAGTACCCCGACATCAACCGTGGCGACTCGCACCTGACCTACGGCCAGCCGCGCCAGGAAATCCACCAGTTGGCCAAGGATCAGAAGTGCGACCTGATCGTGGTCGGCAGCCATGGCCGCCATGGCCTGGCATTGCTGCTGGGCTCCACCGCCAATGACGTATTGCACGGGGCACCGTGCGATGTGCTGGCGGTTCGCTTGCAGAAGAAAGAGTGA